From the genome of Gemmatimonadales bacterium:
CGGCTCGCCATGGTCACGGCGGCCAGCCGGTCCGTAGAGCCGGTGGTGATCGCGAACAACACGGCCTTCCCGCCCGGCAGGAACTCCGGCCACCGGTACGATTCCCGGGAGGCGGAATCAGGAGCCGCGACCGGTACCGGCAGCCCGCCGGCGGCGGGGACACGCATCAGGCCGCGGCCGTCGGCGAACACGATCGTGTCGCCGTCGCCCCAGCTCGCGCCCCAGAAGCTGCCGTCGGTGTCGCAGATCGGCAGGGCGGGACCGCCGGCGAGCGCCACCTTCAGCAGCCGGCTGCCCGAGTTGAAGCCGACCCACCTTCCATCCGGCGAGAAGAACGGATTCGTGCCGCCCGTCGTGCCGGGGATCGGCACCGGCTCGACCCGGTCCATGCTCCGCGAGAAGAGCTGGTCGCCCGAGCCCGGGTTGCCCACGAAGACGATCCAGGAGCCGTCGGGCGATAGCGCGAGCACCTGCGCCGTGAGTCCGGTGGTGACCTCGGGGGCGAGCTTGACCGCGAACCGGCCGATCGGCGGCGGGGCCGCCGAGGGGCGGAGCAGCTCGCGCGCCAGCAAGCCCAGGGCGCCGAGCAGCAGCACCCACGGGGCCGCGGCCATCGCGTGGCGCAATGCGGCGCGGCGCGGCGCCGGCGCGGCTGCAGCGGGCGCGGCAGCGGCGGTCCGCACGACCGACGCGCCAGCCGGAAGCGTCAGCTCCGGTTTGGCGAGCGCCTCGGCGAACTGCGCGGCGGAGCCGAACCGGTCCGCCGGCAGCTTCTCGAGCGCCCTCAGCACCGTCGCCTCGACGTGCGGCGGGATCGTATGGCGCTGCAGCGTCAGCGAGCGCGGCTCCTCCGTCATCACCCGCGCGATGATCGCCTGCGCCGTCGGGCCGGTGAACGGCGGCTCTCCCGTCAGCATCTCGTAAAGCACACAGCCCAGGGCGTAGACGTCGGCCTTGGGCGTGATCTCGCGCTCCCCCATCGCCTGCTCGGGCGCCATGTAGTGCGGCGTGCCGAGGCTCATCCCCGTCTCGGTCATCCTGGTGCCGCCGCCGGCGCTGCTCACGGCCAGCGCAATGCCGAAGTCGGCGACCAGCGCCGAGCCGTCGTGCAGCAGGATGTTCTCGGGCTTGATGTCGCGGTGCACCACGCCGTGGCGATGGGCGTAGTCCAGCGCGCTCGCGACCTCCGCCGCGATGCGCACCGCGTCGTCCACCGGCAGCTGCTTCTCCTTGATGAGCCGGTCGCGCAGCGACTCACCTTCCACGTAGGGCATGACGTAGTAGACGATGCCCTCGGCCTCGCCCGAGTCGTGGAGCGGCAGGATGTGCGGGTGCTGGAGGTTGGCGGTGGTCTGGATCTCCTTGAGGAACCGCTCGCCGCCCAGGATGGCGGCCAGCTCCGGGCGCAGGACCTTGAGCGCGACCTTGCGGTTGTGCCGCACGTCGTGCGCCAGGTAGACGGTCGCCATGCCGCCGGCGCCGAGCTCGCGCTCGATGGCGTAGCGCCCTTCCAGCGTGGCGCCGAGGCGGGTGATGGCGTCGCTCATCTCAATGTCCAGGACGGAGTGCAGACCAAGATACGGACGGGCGCGACGCCCGGCCAGCGGCGTCACGCTCTTGCCAACGGCGCGCCGGCAGCCATCTATGTGGCGTGCACGGCTACACCGTCCAGGACGTCGCCCGGCTCCTCGGCCTCACGCCTGCGCAGATCCGTTCGTGGACCCGCGCCGGGTTCCTCACGCCCGCGCGCGGCCCGCGCGGCGAGCCGCGGTTCTCGTTCCAGGACCTCGTGCTGTTACGGGCGGCCAAGGGCCTGATGGCCGCACGCATCCCATCCGCGTCCATCCGCCGATCCCTGAAAAGCCTGAAGCAGCAGCTGCCGCGCGGCCGCGCGCTCAGCGAGCTGCGCATCACCGCCGAGGGAGATCGGATCGTGGCGCGCGACGGGGGTGTCGCGTGGAACCCCGACTCCGGGCAGCTGGTGCTCGACTTCACCACCTCGCAGCTGGCGCAGCGGGCGGCGCCGATGGCGCGGCGGCAGGCGGCGCTGGCGCGGCAGGCGGACACCGCGCTCGACGCCGAGGGATGGTTCGCATTGGGACTGGAGCTGGAGATCAGCTCACCGGATGAAGCGCGCGACGCCTATCGCCGGGCGCTGGAGTTGGACCCCCATCACGCCGACGCGCACGTGAACCTCGGCCGGCTACTGCAGGAAGCGGGGCGCATCGGCGACGCGGAAGGGCACTATCACGCCGCGCTCGCCGCGAACGCCGAGCACGCGACGGCGTGGTACAACCTCGGCACGGTGCTGGAGGACGAGAAGCAGCTCAAGGAGGCGATCGGCGCGTACGAGCAGGCGATCCGGGCGGACCCGAAACTCGCGGACGCCTACTTCAATCTGTCGCGGCTGTACGAGAAGGCGGGCAAGCGGGCGGCGGCGCTGCGTGCCCTGTCCAGGTATCGGGTGCTCACCGAGCGGGGTTGACGCGGGGCGTGCGTACTAGTACCCTGTACTAGTACTTTGATGGGAGATACTATGAAGCGGAAGCTCCCCAAGCCCAAGCTGGTGCGCGAGCCGGTGATGGTGTATCTGGACGCGCCTGACCGCGATCTGCTGGCGCAAATGGTGGACCGGACGGGGCTTCCCAAGACCGAGCTGTTCCGTCGTGGCCTGCGCCGCCTGGCGGACGAGACGCTCACGGAGAAGAAGCCGGGGTGGTCGCTGGAGTACCTGATCGCCAACGCCGACGTGGACGACGGGTTCCCGCCGGACGTCGCCGAGCGCCACGACTACTACCTGGCTGGCGGTTACGAGGAGTTTCTCCGGCGCAAGCGCAAGAAGAAGCGTGCGCGCGCTGGTTGACACCAGCGCCCTCGTCGCGCTGATCCGGTCCGCCGATCAATACCACGCGCAGGCCGTTGCCACCGCTCGCCGCTACGTAGCCTCCGGGGGCCGGTACCTCGGCACCACGCTCGTGCTCGGCGAGCTGCACTCGCATCTGCTCTACGGCCGCGGGCCTGAGGAGGCGCGCGCCGCGCTGGCCAACCTGCTCGATGATCCGGCGCACGAGTGGGTTGCTGTGCCGGTGGAACTGGTTCGCAACGCCGTCAAAGGCTGGCTCGCGCGATTCCGGGACCAGGGGTTCTCGCTGGTGGACGCGGTGAGCTTCGAGGTGATGCGGCGGGAGACGATCACCCACGCCGGCGGGTTCGACCGCCACTTCGAGGTGGCGGGGTTCAAGCTGTTGCGCTAAGGGCGCGGGGCGGCTGCCCGGGCGGACGCGGGCCACGCCCCGTCGAAGGTGACCCGGGT
Proteins encoded in this window:
- a CDS encoding protein kinase gives rise to the protein MSDAITRLGATLEGRYAIERELGAGGMATVYLAHDVRHNRKVALKVLRPELAAILGGERFLKEIQTTANLQHPHILPLHDSGEAEGIVYYVMPYVEGESLRDRLIKEKQLPVDDAVRIAAEVASALDYAHRHGVVHRDIKPENILLHDGSALVADFGIALAVSSAGGGTRMTETGMSLGTPHYMAPEQAMGEREITPKADVYALGCVLYEMLTGEPPFTGPTAQAIIARVMTEEPRSLTLQRHTIPPHVEATVLRALEKLPADRFGSAAQFAEALAKPELTLPAGASVVRTAAAAPAAAAPAPRRAALRHAMAAAPWVLLLGALGLLARELLRPSAAPPPIGRFAVKLAPEVTTGLTAQVLALSPDGSWIVFVGNPGSGDQLFSRSMDRVEPVPIPGTTGGTNPFFSPDGRWVGFNSGSRLLKVALAGGPALPICDTDGSFWGASWGDGDTIVFADGRGLMRVPAAGGLPVPVAAPDSASRESYRWPEFLPGGKAVLFAITTGSTDRLAAVTMASR
- a CDS encoding tetratricopeptide repeat protein, whose amino-acid sequence is MHGYTVQDVARLLGLTPAQIRSWTRAGFLTPARGPRGEPRFSFQDLVLLRAAKGLMAARIPSASIRRSLKSLKQQLPRGRALSELRITAEGDRIVARDGGVAWNPDSGQLVLDFTTSQLAQRAAPMARRQAALARQADTALDAEGWFALGLELEISSPDEARDAYRRALELDPHHADAHVNLGRLLQEAGRIGDAEGHYHAALAANAEHATAWYNLGTVLEDEKQLKEAIGAYEQAIRADPKLADAYFNLSRLYEKAGKRAAALRALSRYRVLTERG
- a CDS encoding PIN domain-containing protein — encoded protein: MRALVDTSALVALIRSADQYHAQAVATARRYVASGGRYLGTTLVLGELHSHLLYGRGPEEARAALANLLDDPAHEWVAVPVELVRNAVKGWLARFRDQGFSLVDAVSFEVMRRETITHAGGFDRHFEVAGFKLLR